In one Bacillus thuringiensis genomic region, the following are encoded:
- a CDS encoding NADPH-dependent FMN reductase: MKLVVINGTPRKFGRTRVVAKYIADQFEGELYDLAIEDLPLYNGEESQRDLEAVKKLKTLVKAADGVVLCTPEYHNAMSGALKNSLDYLSSSEFIHKPVALLAVAGGGKGGINALNSMRTVARGVYANAIPKQVVLDGLHVQDGELGEDAKPLIHDVVKELKAYMSVYKEVKKQLGVE; the protein is encoded by the coding sequence ATGAAACTAGTCGTTATTAACGGTACACCAAGAAAATTTGGTAGAACTCGCGTGGTGGCGAAATATATTGCGGATCAATTTGAAGGGGAATTATATGATTTAGCAATTGAGGATTTACCTTTATACAATGGAGAAGAGTCACAACGTGATTTAGAGGCAGTAAAAAAATTAAAAACGTTAGTGAAAGCTGCGGATGGGGTTGTATTATGTACACCAGAATATCATAATGCGATGAGCGGTGCGCTGAAAAACTCTTTAGATTACTTAAGTAGTAGTGAATTTATTCATAAACCAGTTGCGTTGTTAGCGGTTGCTGGTGGCGGTAAAGGTGGAATAAATGCATTAAACAGCATGCGAACGGTCGCTAGAGGTGTTTATGCAAATGCAATTCCAAAACAAGTTGTGCTTGATGGATTACATGTGCAAGATGGTGAACTTGGGGAAGATGCAAAACCATTAATTCATGATGTAGTTAAAGAATTGAAAGCATATATGAGCGTATATAAAGAGGTGAAAAAACAACTAGGAGTGGAGTGA
- a CDS encoding MFS transporter, whose translation MSSLYHDSRLYYILGANSLSAIGSGIVMITIPWLLIKESGGETTFGYVSIIATLIMFLLTPFIGQSIDRFSRKSLLLCNEGIGIAVIGIMVIWGFAGQPYHSIHYILIYIAGSFYYLLFYPTIFAFNQEIFQAEHYKSLSGTMEIQGQLTQVISGAAASFLIEIVSLKWILLVDMLTFAGAFFLFLCIPYVKKKEVKRKITFKKQLFEGIHFMKKCPKLFWFLLATYMPFIGVMMANYLIPVYISDILKANASVYAIEGTMYGVGAVVAGICIPLIMKYIKTEVSIVMTMFIYVISITAMSIEPSVLFLYGLAIFHAIGNAGTRVARNVLMMEEIPNEVMGRVDSLFRLIGTGIRIVLLMLFTAGVSKAGVMLPFYVLSCILIFSLGIAIYYVLSQRKVAANVSNKSIV comes from the coding sequence ATGTCCTCACTTTATCATGATTCTCGCTTGTATTACATTCTAGGAGCCAATAGTCTATCTGCTATTGGTTCCGGGATTGTTATGATAACGATTCCTTGGCTGTTAATTAAAGAGAGTGGAGGAGAGACAACATTTGGTTATGTTTCTATCATTGCAACCCTCATTATGTTTTTATTAACACCATTCATTGGGCAAAGTATTGATCGTTTTTCAAGAAAATCTTTATTGCTATGTAACGAAGGAATCGGAATAGCCGTAATCGGAATAATGGTTATATGGGGATTTGCTGGGCAACCTTATCATTCTATTCACTATATTCTTATTTATATAGCCGGATCATTCTACTATTTATTATTTTATCCTACAATATTTGCGTTCAACCAAGAGATATTTCAAGCAGAACATTATAAAAGTTTAAGTGGAACGATGGAAATACAAGGACAGTTAACACAAGTTATTTCTGGAGCGGCCGCGAGCTTCTTAATTGAAATTGTATCTTTGAAGTGGATTTTGTTAGTAGACATGTTAACTTTTGCTGGAGCATTTTTTCTTTTCTTATGTATACCGTACGTAAAGAAAAAAGAAGTGAAAAGAAAAATAACATTTAAGAAGCAATTGTTTGAAGGAATTCACTTTATGAAAAAATGTCCTAAGCTCTTTTGGTTCTTACTGGCCACTTATATGCCGTTTATAGGTGTCATGATGGCAAATTATTTAATACCAGTGTATATTTCGGATATACTAAAAGCCAATGCCTCTGTATACGCAATAGAGGGCACGATGTACGGTGTCGGAGCGGTTGTTGCAGGGATCTGTATTCCACTCATAATGAAATATATCAAAACAGAAGTTTCAATCGTTATGACGATGTTCATTTATGTAATTTCAATTACTGCAATGAGTATTGAACCTTCTGTATTGTTTTTATATGGACTAGCGATTTTTCATGCAATTGGAAATGCGGGTACAAGAGTGGCGAGAAATGTATTGATGATGGAGGAAATTCCAAATGAAGTAATGGGACGTGTAGACAGCTTATTTCGCCTAATTGGTACTGGAATACGAATTGTATTATTAATGTTGTTTACAGCGGGTGTATCTAAAGCCGGAGTAATGCTTCCATTTTACGTATTAAGCTGCATATTGATCTTCTCATTAGGAATAGCTATTTATTATGTACTATCACAACGTAAAGTAGCGGCGAATGTTTCTAATAAATCAATCGTTTAA